From Chryseobacterium joostei, the proteins below share one genomic window:
- a CDS encoding transglutaminase-like domain-containing protein, giving the protein MKKVVLVLICSANLAVVKAQKHEFLNPPKFSDADLSKAKSLLDENAPAEILYKSVHYRIDASTGDLHKEYVYRVKIYNKDKAEDWLNVEVPLRQSGSDLETLNKFKAFTYNLEDGKAVPVKVEKSSKYKSKESKYVTVNKFAFPNVKDGSILEYQYEVLSPFAFLYLVPEVLIELDTPSLYTEYVLDSPANIAYNINYTGELLPKYREVADKTLYGTQYKTYRFGFENVKGFKTEKHVRNDRNFRTKISAELHSTHFRELKLYSSSWDQISKRLNENEDFGGELKKTRLAKENMPAGVLEMKTDFEKANAILSYVQKTFTWNKDRGIYTDNGIKKLLETKLGNAAEINLFLVMLFREAGIKSDPLIISTVDNGLINMVSPNLTKTNLVLASVEINKQLHIYDATSKQSSMDELPLKDWNQYGVLLAKDNVSQIQMTNMKSSNTYLTVDAKINDDGSISGSYSDKDTGAYAMYVKDSYDENAEKYKKQYKENFSIDFTGIDSKVLENGEFESTMKFSSSNLIDRIGKKMIINPMLFLSKTSNEFDQTETRKYPIDFGSPTTKVKKVILEIPAGYVIEEMPKNKKIVTEDKEIEYSYAIEQKGNKLEVTSTTKISSADYPKEYYPAFKQIWGVASKQENQVISLVKKS; this is encoded by the coding sequence ATGAAAAAAGTAGTATTAGTACTTATTTGCTCAGCTAATTTGGCTGTTGTAAAAGCACAGAAACATGAGTTCTTAAACCCACCCAAATTTTCCGATGCAGATTTATCCAAAGCAAAATCATTGTTAGATGAAAATGCTCCGGCTGAAATTCTGTATAAATCTGTTCATTACAGAATAGATGCATCTACAGGAGATTTGCATAAAGAATACGTGTATAGAGTTAAGATTTACAACAAGGATAAAGCTGAAGATTGGTTGAACGTTGAAGTTCCTCTTCGCCAAAGTGGAAGCGATTTGGAAACCCTGAATAAGTTTAAGGCGTTCACGTACAATCTTGAAGATGGAAAAGCTGTTCCGGTAAAAGTAGAAAAAAGCTCAAAATATAAAAGTAAAGAAAGCAAATATGTTACTGTAAACAAATTTGCCTTTCCTAATGTAAAGGATGGCTCCATATTAGAATATCAATATGAAGTACTATCTCCATTTGCATTCCTGTATTTAGTTCCTGAAGTCTTAATAGAATTAGATACCCCCTCTCTTTATACAGAATACGTTCTCGATTCTCCAGCCAATATTGCCTACAATATAAACTATACGGGAGAATTACTCCCTAAATATAGAGAAGTTGCAGACAAAACATTATATGGGACCCAGTACAAGACCTATAGATTTGGTTTCGAAAATGTAAAAGGTTTCAAAACAGAGAAGCATGTAAGAAACGACAGAAACTTCCGAACAAAAATTAGTGCTGAGCTTCACTCTACCCATTTTAGAGAACTTAAGCTTTACTCATCTTCATGGGATCAGATTAGTAAAAGGCTGAACGAGAATGAAGATTTTGGCGGTGAATTGAAAAAGACAAGATTGGCAAAAGAAAATATGCCGGCAGGAGTTTTAGAAATGAAAACTGATTTTGAAAAAGCCAATGCTATTCTTTCATATGTTCAAAAAACATTTACATGGAACAAAGACAGAGGAATTTATACTGATAATGGAATAAAAAAACTTCTGGAAACCAAATTAGGCAACGCTGCTGAGATTAACCTGTTCCTTGTTATGCTTTTCCGTGAAGCAGGAATTAAGTCTGATCCGTTAATCATTTCTACTGTTGATAATGGCTTAATCAATATGGTATCTCCAAACCTTACAAAAACGAATTTGGTATTGGCATCTGTAGAGATCAATAAACAGCTTCATATCTATGACGCTACTTCTAAGCAGTCTTCTATGGACGAGCTTCCTTTGAAAGATTGGAACCAGTATGGGGTTTTATTAGCTAAAGATAATGTTTCACAGATTCAGATGACCAACATGAAGTCAAGCAATACCTACCTGACTGTTGATGCAAAGATCAATGATGATGGGAGTATTTCCGGATCTTATTCTGATAAAGATACTGGAGCTTATGCCATGTATGTAAAGGATAGCTATGACGAAAACGCTGAAAAATATAAAAAGCAGTACAAAGAAAACTTTTCAATAGATTTCACAGGAATTGATTCAAAAGTTTTAGAAAATGGTGAATTTGAAAGTACAATGAAATTCTCTTCTTCAAATTTAATTGATAGAATAGGAAAGAAGATGATCATCAACCCAATGTTGTTTTTAAGCAAAACATCCAATGAGTTTGATCAGACAGAAACCCGAAAATATCCTATTGATTTTGGATCTCCTACTACAAAGGTGAAAAAGGTAATCCTTGAAATCCCGGCTGGATATGTAATTGAAGAAATGCCTAAGAACAAAAAGATTGTTACTGAAGATAAAGAAATAGAATACAGCTACGCAATCGAACAAAAAGGAAATAAACTGGAAGTTACCAGCACTACAAAAATCTCCAGTGCAGATTATCCTAAAGAATATTACCCTGCATTTAAGCAAATCTGGGGGGTAGCCTCAAAACAGGAAAATCAGGTAATCAGTTTAGTTAAAAAATCATAA
- a CDS encoding DUF3857 domain-containing transglutaminase family protein — protein sequence MMKILFLGALSTASIYFAQTYPASSIPEDLKKNANIVIRKDFTTVQINKIDEIKYQYNTVTTVLNKDGDDKAVAYIPYDKSRSISDIKVTIYDEFGKKIKSYSKSDFGDFANNRQGVFYSDNRILVFSYTPVQYPYTIDFSYQSENKNTVFIPDFVPFYSTNTSLEDGQMKIINTSGIDLRTKIYPSKYNYTSVIESGNGNDKTYSYKNVPAIDDAPLIPQPVKILPSVNFALTKFNLAGRQGTLNNWKDFGTWYYNNLVEPASVSTPSIKAEVAALQLQGSVEDKVKKIYQYMQNKTRYIYVGLGIGGWLPMMPEEVHQKGYGDCKGLTNYMKTLLNEAGIPSYYCVINSGSSQVSFDPEFPTMGGNHAILMVPTEKGNIWLENTSQQTAFNHLTYSTTDRNVLSVQKTGIELINTPTYTAEQNKEKQKLKIKIGEDNGITGEGSFSYTGNQYDYNLGFVSLNPKEKSEALKRRFDVLNFEKVEMKNLINDRDKAVITYDLDFKTNNYCKNAGSSLIFRAVPIYSDNIYKTEENRALPFEIGQSFEDEYEIGFIIPKGYKIDEIPNDITINSEFGYYKLSFVKNGEELKVLRKIQVNKGTYPKEKYNEYVGFRKKTINMDNSKILISKI from the coding sequence ATGATGAAAATATTATTTCTAGGGGCTTTATCTACAGCCTCAATTTACTTTGCTCAAACTTATCCTGCATCTTCAATCCCCGAAGATTTAAAGAAAAATGCAAATATTGTTATTCGAAAAGATTTCACCACTGTCCAGATCAATAAAATAGATGAAATAAAATATCAATATAATACAGTGACCACTGTTCTTAATAAAGATGGTGATGATAAGGCTGTAGCCTATATTCCTTATGACAAGTCAAGAAGTATTTCAGACATAAAGGTGACCATATATGATGAATTTGGAAAGAAAATAAAAAGCTATTCCAAATCGGACTTTGGTGACTTTGCAAACAATAGACAAGGAGTGTTTTATTCTGATAACAGAATTTTGGTATTTTCATATACTCCTGTTCAATATCCTTATACAATTGATTTTTCATATCAGTCAGAAAATAAGAATACCGTTTTTATTCCTGATTTTGTGCCATTTTACTCTACCAATACCTCTTTGGAAGATGGGCAGATGAAGATCATTAATACATCAGGCATTGATCTCCGAACTAAGATTTATCCATCAAAGTACAACTATACTTCAGTGATAGAAAGTGGCAACGGAAATGATAAAACATATTCCTACAAGAATGTACCTGCAATTGATGATGCTCCTTTGATTCCACAGCCTGTTAAAATATTACCGAGTGTAAATTTTGCTCTGACGAAATTCAATCTGGCAGGAAGACAGGGAACTTTAAACAATTGGAAAGATTTTGGAACATGGTATTACAATAACCTTGTAGAGCCCGCTTCAGTATCTACTCCCTCCATTAAAGCAGAAGTGGCGGCTTTGCAGCTTCAGGGGTCTGTGGAAGATAAAGTGAAGAAGATTTATCAGTATATGCAGAATAAAACCAGATATATATATGTAGGGCTGGGAATTGGTGGATGGTTGCCTATGATGCCGGAAGAAGTACATCAAAAAGGCTATGGAGACTGTAAGGGGCTTACCAATTATATGAAAACCCTTTTGAATGAAGCGGGAATACCATCTTACTATTGTGTCATCAATTCCGGATCTTCGCAGGTATCCTTTGATCCGGAATTTCCAACGATGGGAGGTAACCATGCTATTCTTATGGTACCAACTGAAAAAGGAAATATCTGGCTTGAAAATACCTCACAGCAGACTGCATTTAATCATTTGACGTATTCTACAACAGACAGAAATGTACTTTCCGTACAGAAAACAGGAATAGAACTCATAAATACACCTACTTATACCGCTGAACAAAACAAAGAAAAGCAGAAACTTAAGATAAAGATTGGTGAAGACAACGGAATTACAGGAGAAGGTAGCTTTTCCTATACCGGTAACCAATATGATTACAATCTTGGGTTTGTAAGCCTAAATCCAAAGGAAAAAAGTGAGGCATTGAAGAGACGGTTTGATGTTTTGAACTTTGAGAAAGTTGAAATGAAGAACCTTATCAATGATAGGGATAAGGCTGTTATTACTTATGATTTAGACTTTAAAACCAATAATTATTGTAAAAATGCAGGAAGCAGTCTCATATTCAGAGCTGTTCCAATTTACTCGGACAATATTTATAAAACAGAAGAGAACCGTGCACTTCCTTTCGAGATCGGGCAGTCTTTTGAAGATGAGTATGAAATAGGGTTTATTATTCCTAAAGGATATAAGATTGATGAAATTCCTAATGATATTACCATTAATTCAGAATTTGGGTATTATAAACTAAGCTTTGTTAAAAATGGAGAAGAGCTAAAGGTATTGAGGAAAATACAAGTCAATAAAGGAACCTATCCAAAAGAAAAATATAATGAATATGTAGGCTTCAGAAAAAAAACTATAAACATGGACAATTCAAAAATTTTAATTAGTAAAATATAA
- the gyrB gene encoding DNA topoisomerase (ATP-hydrolyzing) subunit B, which produces MSQKQYTASSIQALEGMEHVRMRPSMYIGDVGTRGLHHLVYEVVDNSIDEALAGYCDTIFVAIKEGNGIEVSDNGRGIPVDFHEKEQKSALEVVMTKIGAGGKFDKDSYKVSGGLHGVGVSCVNALSNEMITTVYRDGNVYQQIYSKGKAQTGVEEIGNSDKRGTKQFFQPDDTIFTELVYNYDTLATRLRELSYLNKGITITLTDEREKLEDGSFRTEIFHSEGGLKEFVAYIDGNRESIMEHVIFMEGERDDIPVEVAMRYNTSFNENLHSYVNNINTHEGGTHLAGFRRALTRTLKKYADELGLPAKEKVEITGDDFREGLTAVISVKVMEPQFEGQTKTKLGNSEVSGAVDKIVGEMLTNFLEENPNEAKIIVQKVVLAAKARQAAKKAREMVQRKSPMGGSGLPGKLSDCSSKDPAESELFLVEGDSAGGTAKQGRDRHFQAILPLRGKILNVEKSMLHKVYDNEEIRNIYTALGVSVGTEEDSKALNMAKLRYHKIVIMTDADIDGSHISTLILTFFFRYMKELIENGYIYIAQPPLYLLKRGNKKVYAYNEKEREEFTLEMSPDGKGVEVQRYKGLGEMNPEQLWETTLNPEHRILKQVTIDNAVEADSVFSMLMGDEVPPRREFIEKNAKYAKIDA; this is translated from the coding sequence TTTGGTTTATGAAGTAGTAGATAACTCTATTGACGAAGCGTTGGCAGGGTACTGCGATACAATCTTTGTTGCCATTAAAGAAGGAAACGGAATTGAGGTAAGTGATAATGGTAGAGGTATTCCCGTTGATTTCCATGAGAAAGAGCAAAAATCTGCTCTTGAGGTTGTAATGACAAAGATTGGGGCCGGAGGTAAGTTCGATAAAGATTCTTATAAGGTTTCGGGAGGTCTTCACGGAGTAGGGGTTTCGTGTGTAAATGCACTTTCCAACGAAATGATCACTACTGTTTACAGAGACGGAAACGTTTACCAGCAGATATATTCAAAAGGTAAAGCTCAAACAGGAGTTGAAGAAATTGGTAATAGCGACAAAAGAGGAACAAAGCAGTTCTTCCAGCCGGATGATACTATTTTTACAGAATTAGTTTATAACTATGATACGTTAGCAACTCGTTTAAGAGAACTTTCTTATCTTAATAAAGGGATTACAATTACTCTTACCGACGAAAGAGAAAAACTGGAAGACGGATCTTTCAGAACTGAAATTTTTCACTCTGAGGGAGGATTAAAGGAATTTGTTGCCTACATTGACGGAAACCGTGAGTCTATTATGGAGCACGTAATCTTCATGGAAGGTGAAAGAGATGATATTCCCGTAGAAGTAGCAATGCGTTACAATACTTCTTTCAACGAAAATCTTCACTCTTATGTAAATAACATTAATACTCATGAGGGTGGTACTCACCTTGCAGGTTTCAGAAGAGCTTTAACAAGAACTCTAAAGAAATATGCAGATGAATTGGGACTTCCTGCAAAAGAAAAAGTTGAAATTACAGGAGATGACTTCCGTGAAGGATTAACAGCTGTAATTTCGGTAAAAGTAATGGAACCTCAGTTTGAAGGGCAGACCAAAACGAAATTAGGAAACTCTGAAGTTTCTGGTGCTGTAGATAAAATTGTAGGGGAGATGCTTACTAACTTCTTGGAAGAGAATCCTAACGAAGCTAAGATTATTGTTCAGAAAGTTGTTTTGGCTGCAAAGGCAAGACAGGCAGCAAAGAAAGCTCGTGAGATGGTTCAGAGAAAATCTCCTATGGGAGGTTCAGGTCTTCCAGGAAAGCTATCTGACTGTTCATCTAAAGACCCGGCAGAATCTGAATTGTTCCTTGTGGAGGGAGATTCCGCAGGTGGAACGGCTAAGCAGGGACGTGACAGACACTTCCAGGCTATTCTTCCATTGAGAGGTAAGATCTTAAACGTAGAGAAATCTATGCTTCATAAGGTATATGATAATGAAGAGATCAGAAATATATATACAGCTCTTGGTGTTTCTGTAGGAACAGAAGAAGATAGCAAAGCGTTGAATATGGCTAAGCTTAGATATCATAAGATTGTAATCATGACCGATGCCGATATTGATGGATCTCACATTTCTACCCTGATTCTTACATTCTTCTTCAGATATATGAAAGAACTTATTGAGAATGGATATATCTATATTGCTCAGCCGCCTTTATATCTATTAAAGAGAGGAAACAAAAAAGTGTATGCTTATAACGAAAAAGAACGTGAAGAGTTTACACTAGAAATGTCTCCGGATGGAAAAGGTGTTGAGGTACAACGTTACAAAGGTCTTGGGGAGATGAACCCTGAGCAGCTTTGGGAAACAACCCTTAATCCTGAGCACAGAATCTTGAAGCAGGTAACTATTGATAATGCTGTGGAAGCAGATAGTGTTTTCTCAATGTTGATGGGGGATGAGGTTCCGCCAAGAAGAGAATTTATTGAGAAAAATGCAAAGTATGCAAAAATTGATGCATAA
- a CDS encoding DUF5684 domain-containing protein, producing MLTLLQTDPYSGADAVSGAAAAGLGIGTMFMSLIFYLFYGYCMYKIFKKAGREDAWAAFVPIYNIIVLLDIVKKPIWWIILFCIPFVNLYASWVINDRLAKGFSKETPLYTILLFFLGFIFIPVLGLGSDTFNSKNIPND from the coding sequence ATGTTAACTCTTTTACAAACAGACCCCTATAGTGGGGCAGATGCAGTTTCTGGAGCCGCTGCTGCAGGATTAGGGATCGGAACCATGTTCATGAGCCTTATATTCTACCTATTTTATGGGTATTGTATGTACAAAATATTCAAAAAAGCCGGCAGGGAAGATGCTTGGGCTGCCTTTGTTCCAATTTATAATATCATTGTATTGCTGGATATTGTAAAGAAACCAATTTGGTGGATCATCTTATTCTGTATTCCTTTCGTAAACTTATATGCATCGTGGGTCATCAATGATAGATTGGCGAAAGGTTTTTCAAAAGAAACTCCTCTTTACACAATTCTGTTGTTTTTCCTAGGATTTATTTTTATTCCGGTATTAGGACTTGGAAGTGATACTTTCAACAGTAAGAATATTCCAAATGACTAA
- a CDS encoding diacylglycerol/lipid kinase family protein, which yields MEKVAFIINPFSAKKNYQPFLKELKNKVGNPLYYVSESIPGTDEFIKTHFDEIDIFVAIGGDGTISTVAKNLISTDKILAIFPAGSGNGFSNETRFSKNLDELLEKIKAKQSRKIDTFTVNDRLSINVSGTGFDGKVVKEFEKTSRGFKNYIKVSLKTFFNYRPIKVTFLDKEHQQYNGRYLMLNIANTRQFGNNAYIAPKASKSDGLVDMVLVKKFPLTYSALFAFRMFTKRLKDDEYVTYLPVSEISFKVNTKNWHLDGEFNKIESPIHVKVQPASLNILV from the coding sequence ATGGAAAAAGTAGCTTTTATCATCAATCCTTTTTCGGCCAAAAAGAATTATCAGCCGTTTTTGAAAGAACTTAAAAATAAGGTTGGTAACCCTCTGTATTACGTCTCCGAATCTATTCCGGGAACAGATGAATTCATCAAAACCCATTTTGATGAAATAGATATCTTTGTGGCCATTGGGGGGGATGGTACCATTTCTACCGTTGCTAAAAATTTGATCTCTACAGATAAGATTCTGGCTATTTTTCCGGCAGGTTCCGGTAATGGATTTTCCAATGAGACCCGTTTCAGTAAGAATCTGGATGAGCTTTTAGAGAAAATAAAGGCAAAACAATCCAGAAAAATTGACACATTCACGGTGAATGACAGGCTTTCCATCAATGTTTCAGGAACAGGCTTCGATGGGAAGGTGGTGAAGGAGTTTGAAAAAACCAGCCGTGGCTTCAAAAACTATATTAAGGTTTCCCTGAAGACATTCTTTAACTATAGGCCGATTAAGGTGACTTTCCTTGATAAGGAACATCAGCAGTACAACGGTAGATACCTTATGCTGAATATTGCCAATACCCGCCAGTTCGGAAATAATGCCTATATCGCACCTAAGGCTAGTAAAAGTGACGGTTTAGTAGATATGGTTCTTGTTAAAAAGTTTCCTTTGACTTATTCCGCTTTGTTTGCTTTCAGAATGTTTACCAAAAGGCTAAAGGATGATGAATACGTTACTTATCTTCCGGTTTCAGAAATATCATTCAAGGTAAATACTAAAAATTGGCATCTTGACGGAGAATTTAATAAAATAGAATCCCCTATTCACGTTAAGGTACAGCCTGCCAGTCTGAATATTCTCGTTTAA
- a CDS encoding RsiV family protein, translated as MKNSIAVLALSSFFVFSACNKKDAAAVSTEKIVDKNNEFVVDSVMIKDSTKVSDSLKLAFTSKLLVFPGLKDKALLDSIYFQNEKIKGFSKAGLQAYLENKRNSYFSTMKNDNKDWYSDMTYAQEWYSSSYMNLKSITNGYMHIQYMTSAYIGGAHDEYGFSERVFDLNNHKKLELKDITSMPENKLEGMLMKNLDKINSGATDENEEVKNSEMLLVEKIPVSDNFYFDEKNLYFHYSPYEIAAFAAGDITIPISWEELNGTINAEFKERMKIK; from the coding sequence ATGAAAAACAGCATTGCCGTTCTGGCTCTTTCTTCATTCTTTGTTTTTTCCGCCTGCAATAAAAAGGATGCAGCAGCAGTATCAACGGAGAAAATAGTAGATAAAAACAATGAATTTGTTGTAGACTCTGTTATGATAAAAGACTCTACAAAAGTTAGCGATTCGTTAAAGCTGGCCTTTACTTCAAAGTTATTGGTATTTCCTGGCTTAAAAGATAAAGCACTTTTGGACAGTATCTATTTTCAGAATGAAAAAATAAAGGGTTTTTCAAAAGCCGGACTGCAGGCGTATCTTGAAAATAAAAGGAACAGTTATTTCAGTACCATGAAAAATGATAATAAAGATTGGTATTCAGATATGACCTATGCTCAGGAATGGTATTCAAGTTCATATATGAACCTCAAATCCATTACCAATGGCTATATGCATATTCAATATATGACAAGCGCGTACATAGGTGGCGCCCATGATGAGTATGGATTTTCAGAAAGAGTTTTTGACCTTAATAATCATAAAAAGTTAGAATTAAAGGATATTACTTCAATGCCTGAAAACAAGCTTGAAGGAATGCTAATGAAGAATCTCGATAAGATCAACAGTGGAGCAACGGATGAGAACGAAGAAGTAAAGAATTCAGAAATGTTGTTGGTAGAAAAGATTCCCGTATCAGATAACTTCTATTTTGATGAAAAAAATCTGTATTTCCATTATAGTCCGTATGAAATTGCAGCTTTTGCAGCTGGAGATATTACCATTCCTATTTCCTGGGAAGAGCTAAATGGCACAATAAATGCAGAATTTAAAGAAAGAATGAAAATTAAGTAA